The following proteins are encoded in a genomic region of Aquifex aeolicus VF5:
- a CDS encoding cytochrome c oxidase subunit 3 translates to MAHTETMHHEEVSVWPFVIGMGMLFAPIALTAYFAWQNHMAGLVLGGLSLILILFGAAGWANEHFTKDREHGLGALGTYFFIITEAVIFGTMFAAYYTARVTHAHEWANWVPEGISLAMAGLLTLILWASSYTIWKAETILEEEGNNGKALKWVFFTFVLGLLFVILHVNEWKHLWHEGFTLSSNMYGTGFYALTGLHTSHVLLGLIMQLYCMWLLATGKMTQLRPTVLRATSAYWHFVDFMWLLVAGSVYIIGTLGV, encoded by the coding sequence ATGGCTCACACTGAAACCATGCACCACGAAGAAGTAAGTGTCTGGCCATTTGTGATCGGTATGGGGATGTTATTCGCACCGATAGCCTTGACCGCTTACTTTGCGTGGCAAAACCACATGGCCGGACTCGTACTGGGAGGGTTGTCCCTAATCCTGATACTCTTCGGAGCTGCAGGTTGGGCAAACGAACACTTTACAAAGGATCGTGAACACGGACTGGGAGCACTGGGAACGTACTTCTTCATAATCACGGAAGCTGTAATATTCGGAACGATGTTCGCAGCCTACTACACCGCAAGGGTAACTCACGCTCACGAGTGGGCAAACTGGGTTCCTGAAGGTATAAGCCTAGCAATGGCAGGACTGCTTACCTTAATCCTGTGGGCATCTAGTTACACCATATGGAAAGCAGAAACAATACTTGAGGAAGAAGGTAATAATGGAAAAGCTCTCAAGTGGGTATTCTTCACCTTTGTACTGGGACTGCTCTTCGTAATCCTTCACGTAAACGAGTGGAAGCACCTCTGGCATGAAGGATTTACCTTAAGCTCCAACATGTACGGAACTGGATTTTACGCACTCACGGGACTCCACACTTCACACGTCCTCCTCGGACTTATAATGCAACTCTACTGTATGTGGCTTCTTGCAACCGGTAAGATGACTCAACTGAGACCTACGGTTCTCAGGGCTACTTCTGCATATTGGCACTTCGTAGACTTCATGTGGCTCCTCGTAGCAGGTTCTGTTTACATAATCGGAACCTTAGGGGTGTAA
- a CDS encoding SCO family protein, with amino-acid sequence MRILLSFLFLITLVFGGAVGPSNKAFDDNDMFNPEILKINEKQYLGNFVPNVEVILEDGTKTDLYTLIKEKPTILLLSYYTCEGTCPVRVDNLKKLIDETDLKDRDFMVLNLSFDERDDLQTLKEFVKLHGPFTKHWVFGIIDKENIEKLTNSVGFKFFFVERDKTFVHPNVYIFLSPEGRITRYLWGVKPSYRDVRIALAESTQNKITVNSIVDLAYIACFTYDPSRSRYVINPTLLFGGIGFSALGLVVLSGLLMNKLRKKEV; translated from the coding sequence ATGAGAATTCTTCTCTCTTTCCTCTTTCTTATTACTCTTGTTTTCGGAGGAGCTGTTGGACCTTCCAACAAAGCATTTGATGACAACGATATGTTCAATCCCGAAATACTAAAAATCAATGAAAAACAATACCTCGGAAATTTTGTTCCGAATGTTGAAGTAATCTTAGAAGACGGAACGAAAACGGATCTGTACACCTTAATAAAAGAAAAACCCACTATACTCCTTCTTTCCTACTACACCTGTGAGGGTACCTGCCCTGTAAGGGTTGACAACTTAAAGAAGTTAATCGACGAAACGGATTTAAAAGACAGAGATTTTATGGTTCTCAACCTCTCTTTTGACGAGAGGGATGACCTCCAAACTTTGAAGGAATTTGTAAAACTACACGGGCCTTTCACTAAACACTGGGTGTTCGGAATAATCGATAAAGAAAATATAGAAAAACTTACTAACTCCGTAGGGTTCAAGTTCTTCTTCGTGGAGAGGGACAAGACATTTGTGCATCCAAACGTTTACATCTTCCTTTCCCCTGAAGGGAGGATAACGAGGTATCTCTGGGGAGTAAAGCCAAGCTACAGAGATGTGAGAATAGCCCTTGCGGAAAGTACACAAAACAAGATAACTGTAAACTCCATAGTAGATCTCGCTTACATAGCCTGTTTTACTTACGATCCTTCAAGGAGTAGATACGTCATAAATCCGACTTTGCTCTTTGGTGGTATTGGTTTTTCTGCTTTAGGTTTGGTCGTGCTATCTGGTCTTTTGATGAATAAACTTAGGAAGAAGGAGGTGTAG